The Coccinella septempunctata chromosome 6, icCocSept1.1, whole genome shotgun sequence genome segment cagaaaaaattgagcattcaaaaaattgcacagaaatctaatgttcccatttaaaaaacataactttgggtcatagcttcgtaattaaaaatcctgctaaaaaggcgagcacgccactggattctacgtaaaaaagtgcctgtataatgtttcaatttcagagctctatcatcagtataagcggagatataaatttatttcgatatcgccatttttccaatttttgcttataactcgaaaacaaaagaaagtggccaaaaatcactactactattgtaagtttctcggaaaaatagaacgagaatggggaatcagattttgtctatctcctctggtttaaaagctgtagtgctaaaacatcgaaatttgcccaccctgtacaagtaacgattttttttgcattttcaaaggaacgCTTGTGTCACgttcaaattgtcagtcccttgaaaagtatcTTCCTTAGGTTCCAATTAAAATATTCTCTAGAAACCTGacgcaaaaattattttcaccatTCTCAACTCTTCCGAACGGCcaaccccaccacgcaaactgtcagattaacatgagtTTATTATTAGAGGCACGTAGgtcatatacagtatcttaatctgacacccTCGAGTATGTAaacctgacaattttttttacatctttgaaaacctgtagACGCTTTTTCTGCCGCTGAAAGCACATATTCTATCCTAGAACCAATTTTTCTTTCTACCTTCGAATCTACCTTTCTAATCTtcgaaatccactaggtctccacgacgctcgagtaaatcccaatttagcatggtcggctccccaactatcaggAAATTTAAGAAACATTAGGTGACTTTTTCAGTAGTATTTCAGACTTCTCTACTGTTAATTCAAATCGTTCAATGATTTAAAGGAATTGTTAATAAGCACTAAAATCAGCTGAAATAAGTGCTTTCAATATAGGTACTCTCCCTAATTATGCATCATAGGAAAATTTGTCAAAGGAACTGAAACTTCGCTTGTATTCAAATCATTAATTGGTGTATAGATATGGGGTAAAGACATAGTAATTGAATTTTTATCAGTTAATGAATTCATATCGCCTTGATTACCAAAATAAACGAAACTCATTCATGGAAAAGTTAAGTAAGGAGAAATTTTCAACGTGTAGTGGCGTTGTAGGATGTTCTTCGGAAATTATATAGAGACTTTTAGAGGTGCAAAAATCCAAGTAGTATGTGTTATATGTGGTGAGTTTTGTTTCTAGTGTAGACATTAAGAATTCCCCCTATTCATCGACATCAGCCCAATCTGGaatagaaatatgtattttacTTTTGTTCAGTACCTACCAGGTTGATGTTTACATGAGTTTTTGATGGGTTGTTTTTTAAAATTCAACAGCCTCTTTAAATGCCATCTCAGATGCTATGCATGTATCTTGGTCAGCGCCATCAACATCTTTGTTGTTGGATGAAGATAGTCCTTTTGATGTTGAAGAGAAATATATCGTTTGGCTGGAGCTACTCCTGACGATGTTTAGTATTTTGGGACTACCCTTAACAATATATCTGGCGAATAAATTGGGGCCGAAGATGTCCATTTTAATTTCATCTTGTACAAGTGCAGCAGCTTGGATCTTGATAGGTAACtaactaaataaataaatagatctAGCTATATCATATACAGACTTGGGCTCGAGTATGGAACCAAGTAAAATCATCTCAGTGCATTGAACGTTGTGCTGTTTTGGTAATCGTTGAATGTGATATGGGATTCCTTTCAGGATTCAAATAGTTAAAGGGGATACTCCTTGTCAACAGTGAGTGTGGTTCCAGGTTGCATTTCACCCCACATTCACTTCATGTCAACCCTGTATAAGTAGAAAGTAACGCTGaaatagatttcaaaaatcataTATTACCGTTACAGATGGTCACATAAGTTATGCTTATGTTTCCTCTTTATATAGCTGTATTCCCAGAAAACTTGTAGACGAGTACCTTGAATACCTAATTTCAAAGAGAATATGAAgcctttttttttataaaaaatttgtaattcaaCTTTTTGGTTGCCTTAGTTGAGATCAAATAATAGAGATGTAAGCAGGTTTTCTATATGGAATAATCTGAATGTAtgtagatttctgccagtccAATTATTTCATCAGCTTTCATAACCTCATAAGGGTTGAACGCacttcattattattatcattacttTTAAATAAAGTCCCTTACTCTGTCCTGGCTAACTTAATTATAAACGGGATTGAGAAGGTAGATATAATATTTTGATTGacgattttcaaatgaaatgacaCTTTGCACAATTTCAGGTGTTGGAAATACAAAAGAGTATCTGTTTGCTGCCAGATGTTTAGCAGGCGCTGCTGTGGATGCAACTTTTATTTCTTCTCCGACATACATATCAGAAATAGCCAACAAAAATATAAGGGGCTCCCTAGTATGTATAGGATACGTAATGTTCCACTCGGGAATAATTGTTATGTACTCAGTGGGAGCCCAAACATCCTTACGCATACCTCCAATAGTGGGAATATGTATTATCGTTATGCAGCTTCTTACACTACCTTTCTTTCCTGAGTCACCGTATTATCACATCCGTGAGAAAAATGAAGAGGCTGCAAGAAAATCCTTGATGGTCTTCCAggaaaaagagaaagtcgaaacAGAACTATCCCGTATAGTAGAGGAAGTGCAACAAGAGGGCAAGAAGACTCGTTTTCGTGACTTATTCTCTAGCagagaaaatagaaaaatggCTTTCATAATCCTGATACTTTACGCTGGTCCACCCTTAACAGGACACGTTGCTGTACTTATGAACTTGCATACCATTCTTGAATCGGTGGATATAAATTTTTTAACTCCGTACGCAGCTGCTTTACTGTATTCTTCAGTTATGTTGACGGCTTCTGTTCTTTCCGCGCTGTTGGTGGACAAATTTGGACGTAAAATTCTCATTAATATTTCGACCTTTTTTTCAGGCGTATCCCTTCTTTCCCTTGGTGTGTACATTCACATGAAACACTTGCAATTCGATATGAATGAATTTGCTTGGATTCCTTTAGTTTCCATAAATGGCTATGCTGCATTTTTCAAGTTGGGCTTAGGAACCCTTTATATTCTTATAGGTTCTGAAGTTTGCCCGCCAAATATCAGGACACTTGTCCTGGCTGCAGCAGACTTCTtgtataatttcttttggttTGTTTCTGTTTACACCTATCATTACTTGAATGAACATTACGGTCTTCAAGTGTCATTCTATGTATTTTCTTGCTTTTCTATCTTAGTGCTTTTactgaatatattttttattcctgAGACGAAAGGAAAAACTTCACAAGAAATTCAAGCCATGTTAAAAGGATGACGGCTTCCGTTGTTGATAAGCTGTTGCAATGtgaatgaattaaattcaaaaGACTCAATTCTCACCTATAAGTACCGTAGGAATATAATTAAAACTACTGTTATCgatttattttgaattccatTTAATATATGACAATTGGCAACAGTTGTCCCCCATTCTCGGTGCAAGGTTACCAATATTTTTCGTACATATCTTTGGAATGAAATGAACATTATAATGCCATTGAAAATATATGTATTGTAAGCATCGAATAAATATGTATGTCCAGCCCtattttataataaatattaaattattcttttattattttcagaCATGAACTTTCTCTATTAATAACGAATATTGAAACGCAGAATAAATTAATGATGAAAtgtgatataaaaataattcaaaaattatactGTGATgaaattgataatgaaatgaaatctaAGGTCTTCATCTTATGAATCCGAATATCAATAATAGAAGCGCTGCAAGGCTCAGTCGAAATGCTTTGTTTTATTCAACCattgatgaattaataaaaaataataaagatACAGGCTCAATCAgcataaaaaaactaaaaaatccTGTTTGAAACAATCTATATCCTGATGACAAAATATAATCGAAAAGCCATATAAACATAATCAAATAAGCACATAACAACATTCAAAATTCTAAAGTCAACTTGAAATTATATCGGGATGCATAAATTCTGCTAAATGCAGTAAATTTTTGATTGCCTAATTTTGAAAACTGGAATTATGACATTAGTCAAAATACATTTTCTTGAAAGAAAGTCTATTCTTTAAGTTTTATATCCATAAATAGCTTTCTTTCATTTTTACTGATGGAGAAAACTTTAAATATTTAGTAGCCCTATGAGCTACGTTGAGACGAGTTACATATTCCGATATATTATCCGAAAAAAACCCAGTTTTCGTTTTGCTATCTCAAAATATTCCTACgttcaaaattatcaaaataaacCTTACTTTCGCCCAATTCATCAAACTGAGGGGTGTCGTAGGCTTGTTGATTTTTGCGTTTGGTAAACagcaaaaatctcgaatttctgaagcatgatatttatatttatcattATGAAAGAGCATAAGTCATCAAAAGGCCCATTTTTCAACTTACACTGAAAATATGATTGTCGTATTCTGTATTCTATAAAATTTCAACTCATTTATGTGGTTGTATTTTCATATATTTGAGAGAGTCCATTTCAGCTCATTCCGAAACCACTTTTGAAACTTGCGCCTTTTCAATATctaaaaagaaaaattcaagtgaAACATTTATAAAACAATTCCAACTTTTAGTTTTGAATTCTACATTACATGTATAGCCCCTTGAAAAGTTTTCAATAAAGTTATTTCCCTCTCCCTCATAATATGTTATTGTTTATTTATTGTGAACAAACTTcagtttctgagaaaattgcAGATTCAATGCTCCGCCACAATTTCGATGATGAGAAGATGAAGCATTCCGAGAAAAGAGCATAATTCATACAAACTTACCTAGAATTTAAAAGTTTAGGTTGACCATGCTGACGATTTTCTAATGAGTTTCTCGGAATATTTGAGATTAAGGTACAGGGATTATATTTCTACCAGGAGCAATAATATTCTCTTTTCATGATCCGTCCCTCATTGTCATaagaaagaatattattctgaaagaTATCGAACTCGTAAATTCTAATAGCCCCATTATAAACCAATTACCTGAACAAAATGGCCACAATGTCGGCATGGCAATtgagaaaagaagaagaaaaaaggaCGGACTAAAATTTGTATAAATTCGTCAGAAATTGAAAATCTAAACAGTTCGAGTCTTGTACCAGTACAGTTCACGTATCGAAGAAAGTTTATAAGCTGAGAAGTGTCCACGTATTACAAAAATGGtgtcaaatgaaataggtgagttttatttttttcggTGATATCTGTGTTTTTGTTATGTTTTCCTAAAATGCTGAACTATATCAAAAATAGATTGTTTCACCTTTTTTATATCGACCGTTTGATTCTCCTCCATATATGTTTTATCAGATTTCTAACACGACGTAGAGGTATgcactgagaaaaatcttgaggttacaatgtgaaattacccacatattagctggacaggttacagttacacagttggattatttttttcacaactaatatctggatgtttctacaagggtgttgcgaaatttcatgaaaaatgtaaaactatcatgtatatttacagtgaatatgaaatttacagaaaatatgtgttaattctctgtgatatcacaagggttgtaatattcacctgaaaaattacaactgcaatgcaatattacaataaatttgcgaatttcaacatgaaacggtaatttcacaacattattgtgatctaatttttttttaattacaataattttgtgaattatcacatgaaaatgtgatttcacaacgttatttcacaaagttattgtgatttgagaatttttcttgtgaatttgcgaagaagaaaatgttgtgtagtagaattacaatgcagaacccttttaattttaaaattccttcacaaatgtgcttatacaatgtgttattaaggcggttgtgaaattaccacgaaaaaatataattttacaacatgatatcgcggcacaatttccttcaaggatagaacactttttatttacatgtctacagcaagaggaaaatcttacgcgaaattgttgaaatttattatggtcaaaatatttctctcgaatatgaaaacagaataaaaaaaatagatcaatcggtttccattagagcgttccaaagatgccgcttgaaatttaataaacaactgatgatcttgatcttacgaaggccaaaatcgtgctgttctttttccgatccacgaagagtctcatctgaagctgacttttcagaagctcatctagtggcagctccaggagctttccggtgtagatcggtgaaggaaagacgagtttttttgttgttataactattctctgcatgtctaggagtgtgtgtacaggattttttttattgcttccttccctcctcattttggactgctgccttatattaatctgtgtccacacaccccaatgcctgtacctctttctaattttgatccatcagaacaacatagagtccatacagatgactttttgtctaatttattcatcgcattgagacagtccacaatgacgttttttgtagaaatttttttctcgacttgttctttatatgaatacatttctgaagatataagtGAAATATATTTCATTCTATTCTTTGCATAATTCATTAAGGAGATtataggttcctgcattcctcctcaaccataatcgaaaaacaaattctgtcacttggtcagaaaatattttgagtaggtacctactgctgaaagaactcgtaagtctgggtatttttgtaaaatatctattttaaaaatgtgttaaacacattcatagcttgaacgtaatattacaatatgattgcaaatatcaagtcattttccacctatgcggtacgtgacgtcgttcggctggatccgaattcacagcttcaatggaatttcataatgcaattgtaaaatcacaatttttatctgcttctagattcattctgtggccaatcaaaacctttcctgcaactggcacctgctcgttgcccaatcccatatcccatcgtagatactcactaactttctaacttaccccataacccaattcattctggaatgatccaccataaagtaagtcaagatagAGGGGAAACTCAGCTACAAAAACTGGACCCCTTATTTAGTTTGTTGAACCACCGCATGGGGTCGCTTCCATCGCTGATTTTACGTTTGTAAACATTTCCATAACCTCGTTCTTTTCGTCTTTGTCTGCAGTGAGAAGTGCATCGTGATTCCTaagtgttttttctgataattgaaTAAGATGTCGGAAATTAGAAATATTAAaagcaataaattttgtgtGCCGAACTGTGGTGATAAGACTAGTAGACGTCATCGGTTTCCTGAAGCAGATAATAAACAACCGGAAGTTATCAAACTTTGGATGGAAAAAGTTTGTAATCCCTTGTTGACTACTAAAAGTACTGCACAAATACGAAAATCCTATTTTGAGTGAaagtgtgaatttattttttacatatatatgggaattattggttaCATGGATATTAGTGCTTTATGATGAAGGGTTTtcccaaattgaattgaattgaaaaaatcagcaaagtactgatgaaacgtcgactaagttaaaaaaaaatagtattttccttcagt includes the following:
- the LOC123315543 gene encoding solute carrier family 2, facilitated glucose transporter member 5-like isoform X2, whose amino-acid sequence is MFFGNYIETFRGAKIQVVCVICASLNAISDAMHVSWSAPSTSLLLDEDSPFDVEEKYIVWLELLLTMFSILGLPLTIYLANKLGPKMSILISSCTSAAAWILIGVGNTKEYLFAARCLAGAAVDATFISSPTYISEIANKNIRGSLVCIGYVMFHSGIIVMYSVGAQTSLRIPPIVGICIIVMQLLTLPFFPESPYYHIRKKNEEAARKCLMVFQEKEKVETELSRIVEEVQLEGKTHVFVTYSLAEKIEKWLS
- the LOC123315543 gene encoding facilitated trehalose transporter Tret1-like isoform X1; the protein is MFFGNYIETFRGAKIQVVCVICASLNAISDAMHVSWSAPSTSLLLDEDSPFDVEEKYIVWLELLLTMFSILGLPLTIYLANKLGPKMSILISSCTSAAAWILIGVGNTKEYLFAARCLAGAAVDATFISSPTYISEIANKNIRGSLVCIGYVMFHSGIIVMYSVGAQTSLRIPPIVGICIIVMQLLTLPFFPESPYYHIREKNEEAARKSLMVFQEKEKVETELSRIVEEVQQEGKKTRFRDLFSSRENRKMAFIILILYAGPPLTGHVAVLMNLHTILESVDITFLTPYAAALLYSSVMLTASVLSALLVDKFGRKILINISTFFSGVSLLSLGVYIHMKHLQFDMNGFAWIPLVSINGYAAFFKLGLGTLYILIGSEVCPPNIRTLVLAAADFLYNTFWFVSVYTYHYLNEHYGLPVSFYVFSFFSIFVLILNIFFIPETKGKTSQEIQAMLQG